TGGAAAGCTACGCCATACCGCGCATCCGTGGGGCGATTCTGGACAGCTTGCGCGAGATGGACTGGGCGCCGCGTTCCTTGCGCCACAAAGCCTCGCTCATCGAACGGGCTATCGACAAGCTGTGCGCCAAGCTCGGGCGGGCGCCGTCGGAAGGAGAGATTGCCAGAGAGCTCGGTGTGAACCTGGAACAGTATCGGACAATGGTGGGCGAGGTGGGCGCGGCACGCTTGCTCTCCCTGGACCATCCCTTTTGGGAGACGGAAGAGGGCGAATGGGTAGACGACGAAGTGCGCCTCAGCGATCCCTCGGCGCACATCGAGGAGCAGGTAGACCGCAAGGACCTGCAAGAGAGAGTGGTGGCACTGCTCCGCGCCTTGCCCGAGCGTGAACGGCTTATCATGGTGCTCTACTACTACGAGGAGCTGACTTTCAAGGAAATTGCTGCCATTTTGGGGGTCACCGAGTCGCGGGTCTGTCAGCTGCACACACAGATCGTCTTGAGCATCCGCAGTCAACTGCGGAGGGATGAGCGGATGATCACGTGAGGGTGTAAACCATGCCCGATTCTCTGGACAATGCCCGTCCCTTAGCGCCACTGCCAGCTGACACCGACTACCGGGTCATGCCTAGGGTGCGCGAGCAGGACCGGGAACGCCGCTTCGACTCCCTTTTCCAGGAGCAGCAGGGGAATCGCAAGAAGCCAGAACGAGAACTGGAGCAGACAGCCCCTGTGCAGCTGGACACCTTCGAGAGACACGACGCTGCACCGCTCACTTCGCAAGGGGACACAGGGAAAGAAAGCAAGAGCCACTTGGGGCAAAACCTGGACATTTCGGCATAACGCAGGAGCGGATATGATCAAAGGATTCGAGTACTCCACCGAAGGGATGAACGCCACAGTGTTGGTGCAGGACATCATCGCCAACAATCTGGCCAATGTGAGCACCACAGGCTTCAAGAGTGGCAAGCTGTTCATCTCCCTGCTAGAGCAGGTGGACGCCGGCGCGCAATTGCAGGAGAAAGAGGCCTTCGACCTTAGCCAAGGTGCCTTGAAAAAGACCGACA
This DNA window, taken from Calditrichota bacterium, encodes the following:
- a CDS encoding FliA/WhiG family RNA polymerase sigma factor; this encodes MKGRGSQIVARYASAEQLSERERRILRYLPLVKRVIGRMFGTLPSFVDRKELFQAGVVGLIQAVDQYDPSVGTKLESYAIPRIRGAILDSLREMDWAPRSLRHKASLIERAIDKLCAKLGRAPSEGEIARELGVNLEQYRTMVGEVGAARLLSLDHPFWETEEGEWVDDEVRLSDPSAHIEEQVDRKDLQERVVALLRALPERERLIMVLYYYEELTFKEIAAILGVTESRVCQLHTQIVLSIRSQLRRDERMIT